A genomic region of Miscanthus floridulus cultivar M001 chromosome 3, ASM1932011v1, whole genome shotgun sequence contains the following coding sequences:
- the LOC136544988 gene encoding uncharacterized protein, which produces MPPPLPDELVEEVLLRFPPENPAGLVRAALVCRRWRRLVSDPGFRRRFRKFHRRPPMLGMLCNAYDYLKKFHFARFIPMTGSCSRRTDFEGLRVLDARHGRVLVRRGRGSVLAVWNSITNEVRELPFPQESNHWTAAVLCSAAASACDHLDCHHLPYLVVFVCSKYDRETFVYTYSSDAAAWSEPVCTQQRYLVKSWMGSALVGNALYFGNLIRGTALKYNWELRRTSSIRLPSLSPDSLLTTTEDGGLGLVTRHVSKLYVWSRKDTHEVDNNAIWERRVIELNTVFPVNVIVKTLYLVGSADGIGIIFMRRGDEVYAIDLKTCKVKKVFEGRSTHSVVAYMSFCTPALGGTCTSEGPSASCSSA; this is translated from the exons atgccgccgccgctgccggatgAGCTCGTGGAGGAGGTGCTCCTCCGCTTCCCGCCAGAGAACCCCGCGGGGCTCGTCCGCGCCGCGCTCGTCTGCAGGCGCTGGCGCCGCCTCGTATCCGACCCCGGCTTCCGCCGCCGCTTCCGCAAGTTCCACCGCAGGCCCCCGATGCTGGGGATGCTCTGCAACGCCTACGACTACCTCAAAAAGTTCCACTTTGCCCGATTCATTCCCATGACCGGCTCCTGCTCCCGGCGCACCGACTTCGAGGGCTTGCGCGTGCTGGATGCCCGCCACGGCCGTGTTCTCGTCAGGAGAGGCAGAGGCAGCGTCCTTGCCGTCTGGAACTCCATCACGAATGAGGTGCGGGAGCTTCCCTTTCCGCAGGAGTCAAACCACTGGACCGCTGCAGTCCTCTGCTCCGCTGCTGCCAGCGCCTGcgaccaccttgattgccaccATCTACCCTACCTTGTTGTTTTCGTGTGCTCCAAATATGACCGCGAAACTTTTGTCTACACCTACTCATCCGATGCTGCTGCCTGGAGTGAACCAGTCTGCACTCAGCAACGTTACCTCGTCAAATCCTGGATGGGCAGTGCGCTTGTGGGGAACGCTCTCTACTTTGGAAATCTGATCAGAGGCACGGCTCTCAAGTACAATTGGGAATTGCGTCGGACGTCGTCGATTCGACTACCATCTCTATCGCCTGATTCTCTGCTTACAACCACGGAGGATGGTGGACTGGGACTCGTCACTAGACATGTCTCCAAACTGTACGTGTGGTCAAGGAAGGATACTCATGAAGTAGATAATAATGCTATATGGGAAAGAAGAGTCATTGAGCTTAACACGGTGTTCCCTGTTAATGTCATCGTCAAAACACTTTATCTGGTTGGCTCTGCGGATGGTATTGGTATCATTTTCATGAGGAGGGGCGATGAGGTATATGCAATTGATCTAAAGACCTGTAAGGTGAAGAAGGTATTCGAGGGCAGAAGCACCCACTCTGTTGTTGCGTACATGAGCTTCTGCACTCCAG CATTGGGAGGCACTTGTACAAGTGAGGGACCAAGTGCGAGTTGCTCAAGTGCATGA